Within Flagellimonas maritima, the genomic segment AATTTAAGGAGTTGATGGCAGAAGCTTCCGCAATGGCTCCAGATAATGCTGATTTACTCTATAACATCGGTGTTATTAATATGGAACAAGGTAATTTGGAAGAGGCTAGGGATGCCTATAAGAAAACATTGGCTATAGACCCAGGTTACATCAACGCCCTTCTGAATCTTTCAACAACTTACGTTAATGAGGGCAATGCCCTTATTGATGAAATGAACGCCTTAGGAAACTCAAGAGCGGATATCGCCAGATATGAAGAACTGAAGGAAAAAAAGGACGATTTGTTTCAAGAGGGTGCAAGAATACTGGAGGATGCTTTAAAAACCAATCCAGATAATCAAGGTATATTATCTCAATTAAAGAACATCTATGGTGCGCTTGGGGATACGGAAAATTTTATGCGCATGAAAAAACTAATGGGAGAAGAATAGTAAGTATTTCCCATAATCTAAAAAAAGCCCTGATGAAAACCATCAGGGCTTTTTTTAGATTACCTTTTTAATTACTCTGAGCTTATGGGTGTAGCGTTTTTCATGAGTATTGAATATTCCCGTATGGTCTATTCTGTCAATACGTACATGACCGTGAACATGAATGATATAATTATCCTTTAAAATAATTCCAACATGATCAATTATACCTTCTGGATTGTCGAAAAAAGCTAAATCCCCAGGTTCGCTCTCTTCAATAAAGCTTAAGGCCTCCCCCTGTTTTGATTGTTCTGCTGAACTCCGCTTTAACTGATATCCGTTTACTTTGTATACCATTTGGGTCAATCCGGAACAATCAATTCCAAAAGGCGTTTTTCCACCCCACATATATGGAGCTCCAAGATATAAAAGTGCTGTATCCACCAAACCTGATTTTGGTTTCTTCCCTTTTATATGTTCTCCCTCAAATTTATGCTTTAAGAATTGCGAACTGGAAACAATGGAACCCATTATAATAGGTATAAATAAACCGTTTTCTGTATCAATGTGCGAAATTATATCAGATGAGAATTTATGATTTTGAGTTGCATCCAATTTTTGAAAATCACTTTCAAGAATATTGGTAAATTGATCGTTAATTACCCAACCTTCGCAAGCATCATGGGAGATACGAATTCTGCTCCATTTCTTTCTGCTTTCCAAAACCTTAAAATAATCTCCATATAAGAGTTGTGAAATGATTTCTTCACTATCGTCTGGAAGAATTCTAATAGGAACAATACTTAAATGGCAAACACCATATCGCATTTATTTCTTGACTTGGTTGGATTAATTTCTTTCTAAAACAATTGCAGAGGCACCACCACCACCATTGCAAATGGCTGCAGCTCCTAATTTAGCATTGTTCTGTTCAAGGACATTAAGCAACGTAATCGTGATTCTTGCTCCAGAACAACCAAGTGGATGGCCCAAGGAAACAGCACCACCGTTAACATTTACGTTGGAGTCATTTAATCCTAGAAGCTTCATGTTTGCTAGTCCAACAACTGAAAATGCTTCATTAAACTCAAAATAATCTACTTCTTTTATCGATATGCCTGCTCTATC encodes:
- a CDS encoding C40 family peptidase — translated: MRYGVCHLSIVPIRILPDDSEEIISQLLYGDYFKVLESRKKWSRIRISHDACEGWVINDQFTNILESDFQKLDATQNHKFSSDIISHIDTENGLFIPIIMGSIVSSSQFLKHKFEGEHIKGKKPKSGLVDTALLYLGAPYMWGGKTPFGIDCSGLTQMVYKVNGYQLKRSSAEQSKQGEALSFIEESEPGDLAFFDNPEGIIDHVGIILKDNYIIHVHGHVRIDRIDHTGIFNTHEKRYTHKLRVIKKVI